The Pseudomonadota bacterium genome window below encodes:
- a CDS encoding aldehyde dehydrogenase family protein, which produces MTEKRSVQVLSPYDRSSIGTLPEADEAHCMSVLEQSHALYEQRDQWLPKHERVAILSRLAELVSQRREQLTLQAAREGGKPYVDSLIEVERAEQGIRAAVHELHHLGGAEIPMGLTASSSGRMAFTYREPRGVVLSISAFNHPVNLIVHQVIPALAVGAPVIIKPAPDTPLSCRSIVQLLYEAGLPEAWCRMVLCENEVTQKLVGDRRTAFLSFIGSHRVGWYLRSKLAPGAACALEHGGVAPVIVDATAKLDDAVPLLVKGGYYHAGQVCVSVQRIYVQESKRERLCEQLVGAISPLRVGDPTAKDTDVGPLIRPSEVDRVATWVDEAVRAGARAAIGGKRLSETCYAPTLLIDPPDDARVSREEIFGPVVSVYGYGELDEAIARANAPDAFFQAAVFTQDLGVALRAHRRLRGMSVMVNDHTAFRVDSMPFGGHLASGLGLGGIGYSMRDMSLERMFVVRSSEL; this is translated from the coding sequence ATGACCGAGAAGCGAAGCGTGCAGGTGCTTTCTCCCTACGATCGCTCGAGCATCGGCACGCTGCCCGAGGCCGACGAGGCGCACTGCATGAGCGTGCTCGAGCAGAGCCACGCGCTGTACGAGCAGCGTGACCAATGGCTGCCCAAGCACGAACGGGTGGCGATTCTCAGCCGCCTGGCGGAGCTCGTGTCACAACGCCGCGAACAGCTGACGCTGCAGGCAGCGCGCGAAGGCGGCAAACCGTACGTGGATTCGCTCATCGAGGTCGAGCGGGCCGAGCAGGGCATTCGGGCCGCGGTCCACGAGCTGCACCACCTTGGCGGCGCGGAAATCCCCATGGGGCTGACGGCGTCATCGAGTGGACGGATGGCGTTCACGTACCGCGAGCCGCGCGGCGTCGTGCTATCGATCAGCGCCTTCAACCATCCGGTCAACCTGATTGTGCACCAGGTGATACCTGCGCTAGCCGTGGGCGCGCCGGTAATCATCAAGCCTGCCCCTGACACGCCGCTGTCATGCCGTTCGATCGTGCAGCTGCTTTACGAAGCCGGATTGCCCGAAGCGTGGTGCCGGATGGTGCTGTGCGAGAACGAGGTCACGCAAAAGCTCGTGGGCGATCGCCGCACCGCGTTCCTGAGCTTCATCGGCTCGCATCGGGTGGGCTGGTACTTGCGCTCGAAGCTGGCGCCGGGTGCGGCCTGCGCGCTCGAACATGGCGGCGTTGCACCGGTCATCGTGGACGCTACGGCCAAGCTCGACGATGCCGTGCCTTTGCTGGTGAAGGGGGGCTACTACCATGCAGGCCAGGTCTGCGTCTCCGTGCAGCGCATCTACGTGCAGGAGTCGAAACGCGAGCGCCTGTGCGAGCAGCTTGTGGGCGCGATTTCGCCATTGCGGGTAGGTGATCCGACGGCCAAGGACACGGATGTCGGCCCGCTCATCCGGCCATCCGAGGTGGATCGCGTTGCCACCTGGGTCGACGAGGCCGTGCGCGCTGGCGCCAGAGCCGCCATCGGCGGCAAGCGGCTATCCGAAACCTGCTACGCTCCCACCTTGCTGATCGATCCGCCCGACGACGCGCGTGTATCCCGGGAAGAGATCTTCGGGCCCGTGGTGTCCGTTTATGGGTATGGGGAGCTGGACGAGGCGATCGCACGCGCCAACGCCCCCGACGCCTTCTTCCAGGCTGCCGTATTCACGCAGGACCTCGGCGTCGCGCTACGCGCCCATCGGCGCCTGCGCGGCATGTCGGTTATGGTCAACGACCACACCGCGTTTCGCGTGGACTCCATGCCTTTTGGCGGACACCTCGCTTCGGGTCTTGGCTTGGGCGGAATCGGTTACAGCATGCGCGACATGAGCCTCGAACGCATGTTCGTCGTTCGCTCGAGCGAACTCTAG
- a CDS encoding acetolactate synthase large subunit, which yields MKASDLFVRALENEGVEYLFGVPGEENLDLLESLRTSTIKLVLTRHEQGAGFMAATYGRLTGRAGVCLSTLGPGATNLVTPAAYAHLGGMPALFVTGQKPIGESKQGRFQILDTVSIMRPITKLARQIVDANNIPSLVRESFRLAENEKPGPVHLELPEDVAREPTDRVPFEVRNWDPPGASQFALATAAKMIEQAKRPLLLVASGANRSSTHGAVRQFVDRTGLYFFTTQMGKGVVDERHPRCLGTAALSEHDYVHWAIDHADLIINVGHDVSEKPPFFMRANGAKVIHLGFFPAQMDDVYFPQHEVIGCMAANLRSLAELVRPLARWDVALFERIRAEIDQHVFAAPDSNTFPNIPQRVVADVRSAMPDNGILALDNGMYKIWFARNYRATEPNTVLLDNALATMGAGLPCAIAAKMVHPERRVVAISGDGGFMMNSQELETAVRRKLDLVAIVLKDDSYGMIKWKQSGMGFAEWGLDFGNPDFVAYAKSYGAHGHRIETTGELVKVLGLCFAKAGVHVIEVPIDYSENERVFYQELRKKTLTLGDGAKRTAQG from the coding sequence ATGAAAGCAAGCGATCTGTTCGTGCGCGCGCTCGAAAACGAAGGCGTCGAATACCTGTTCGGTGTGCCCGGTGAGGAGAACCTCGACCTACTGGAGTCCTTGCGCACCTCGACGATCAAGCTCGTGCTCACACGCCACGAACAGGGAGCCGGCTTCATGGCGGCCACCTACGGGCGTCTGACCGGGCGGGCTGGCGTCTGTCTATCCACGCTGGGGCCGGGCGCGACCAACCTCGTCACACCTGCGGCGTACGCTCATCTCGGCGGCATGCCGGCGCTGTTCGTTACCGGTCAGAAGCCCATCGGCGAAAGCAAGCAAGGGCGCTTTCAGATTCTCGACACGGTTTCGATCATGCGTCCGATCACCAAGCTGGCGCGCCAGATCGTGGACGCGAACAATATACCCAGCCTCGTGCGCGAGAGCTTCAGGCTGGCCGAAAACGAAAAGCCGGGGCCGGTTCACCTGGAGCTACCCGAGGACGTGGCCAGGGAGCCGACGGACCGGGTGCCCTTCGAGGTGCGCAACTGGGATCCGCCCGGGGCGAGCCAGTTCGCCTTGGCGACCGCAGCCAAGATGATCGAGCAGGCCAAGCGACCCCTGCTGCTTGTGGCATCGGGAGCCAATCGGAGCAGCACGCACGGCGCCGTGCGCCAGTTCGTCGACAGGACCGGCCTCTACTTCTTCACGACGCAGATGGGCAAGGGGGTCGTCGACGAACGCCATCCGCGCTGTCTGGGCACCGCGGCCCTTTCGGAGCACGACTACGTACACTGGGCGATCGACCACGCCGATCTCATCATCAACGTGGGACACGACGTGAGCGAAAAGCCCCCGTTCTTCATGCGGGCAAACGGGGCCAAGGTGATCCATCTCGGCTTTTTCCCTGCACAGATGGACGACGTGTACTTTCCGCAGCACGAGGTCATCGGCTGCATGGCTGCCAACCTACGATCGCTTGCTGAGCTTGTGAGGCCGCTCGCTCGCTGGGACGTGGCGTTGTTCGAGCGCATCCGTGCCGAGATCGACCAGCACGTGTTCGCAGCGCCCGACAGCAACACGTTCCCCAACATTCCCCAGCGTGTGGTGGCGGATGTCCGCTCCGCGATGCCCGACAACGGCATCCTGGCGCTCGACAACGGCATGTACAAGATCTGGTTCGCCCGCAACTACCGCGCGACCGAGCCCAACACCGTCCTGCTCGACAACGCGCTGGCCACCATGGGCGCCGGGCTGCCCTGCGCCATCGCGGCCAAGATGGTGCACCCCGAAAGGAGGGTGGTGGCCATCTCGGGTGACGGCGGCTTCATGATGAACTCCCAGGAGCTCGAGACTGCGGTCCGGCGCAAGCTCGATCTCGTGGCGATCGTGCTGAAGGATGACAGCTACGGCATGATCAAATGGAAGCAAAGCGGCATGGGCTTTGCCGAGTGGGGCCTGGACTTCGGCAATCCCGACTTCGTGGCTTACGCCAAGAGCTACGGAGCGCACGGGCACCGGATCGAAACCACGGGTGAGCTGGTCAAGGTGCTGGGCTTGTGCTTTGCCAAGGCAGGTGTTCACGTGATCGAGGTGCCGATCGACTACAGCGAAAACGAGAGGGTCTTCTACCAGGAGCTGCGCAAGAAGACCTTGACCCTGGGCGATGGAGCGAAGCGCACCGCCCAAGGATGA